The following coding sequences lie in one Variovorax terrae genomic window:
- a CDS encoding GlcG/HbpS family heme-binding protein — translation MHKLIQASALALSLVAVTAGAQAVRTEKNMSLELASQIAAGAVAACAANGYAVTATVVDRAGTVRAVLRADNAGPHTLGASQQKAYTSASAKNTTLAMMEGAQKNPAAANLVNIPGYLLLGGGVPVKVGNEVIGAIGVGGAPGGNLDEQCANAALDKVKDLLK, via the coding sequence ATGCACAAGCTCATCCAGGCCTCCGCCCTCGCCCTGTCCCTCGTCGCAGTCACTGCCGGCGCCCAGGCCGTGCGCACCGAAAAGAACATGTCGCTCGAACTGGCCAGCCAGATCGCCGCCGGCGCGGTGGCCGCTTGCGCCGCCAACGGCTACGCCGTCACCGCCACCGTGGTCGACCGCGCCGGCACGGTGCGCGCGGTGCTGCGGGCCGACAATGCCGGCCCGCACACGCTGGGCGCCAGCCAGCAGAAGGCCTACACCTCGGCCTCCGCCAAGAACACCACGCTGGCCATGATGGAAGGCGCCCAGAAGAATCCCGCGGCCGCCAACCTGGTCAACATCCCCGGCTACCTGCTGCTCGGCGGCGGCGTGCCGGTGAAGGTCGGCAATGAAGTCATCGGCGCGATCGGCGTCGGCGGCGCTCCCGGCGGCAACCTGGACGAGCAGTGCGCGAACGCCGCGCTCGACAAGGTCAAGGACCTGCTGAAGTAA
- a CDS encoding sensor histidine kinase, with the protein MLPALQRRAPWILAWCALTLLGGVLLARLELSRLQDAFETDARIAHRLLSQRVVQHDAVLATLALLQPAGDASQPEQRLPSVYPQILSVQRRDRDTSWLDARLETAEALSRALRRPVLAGTDLAQGRYQLVLAAEPASYALLVDLRATVPWSEWPMAPETSPVRVTLDYASQTFVLQPGRLQGGGWRHEFHKHLAADSQPFDVVAVRQVGWGELPWGWMLGWAALVAAVLAALQGLQRQRQERRRAEELLRLGQVARLNALGELAAGMAHELNQPLTAVLANTQAAGRLLGDDPPELDTARSAMAQAVEQARRASEVVARLRRAVERPDLATQVQAVNLHDAVRNALYLLEPECRRRDVAPEVEQAATPVTVLAEPVALEQIIHNLLMNALQALDQVPALERHLGVALSAEDGLGVLTVSDSGPGIAPDVLPRLFEPFFTTREGGLGLGLSLCETLAAGMGGSLMAAHNAPRGAVFRLSLPLAAAVAEGAS; encoded by the coding sequence ATGCTGCCCGCCCTGCAACGCCGCGCCCCGTGGATCCTGGCATGGTGCGCCCTCACCCTCCTGGGTGGCGTGCTGCTGGCGCGCCTGGAACTGTCGCGGCTGCAGGACGCCTTCGAGACCGACGCGCGCATCGCCCACCGGCTGCTGAGCCAGCGCGTGGTGCAGCACGACGCGGTGCTGGCCACGCTGGCGCTGCTGCAGCCGGCCGGCGACGCGTCCCAGCCCGAGCAGCGCCTGCCCTCGGTCTACCCGCAGATCCTGAGCGTGCAGCGGCGCGACCGCGATACCTCCTGGCTCGATGCGCGCCTGGAGACGGCCGAGGCGCTGTCGCGGGCGCTGCGCCGCCCGGTGCTGGCCGGCACCGATCTCGCCCAGGGCCGCTACCAGCTGGTGCTGGCGGCCGAGCCGGCGAGCTATGCGCTGCTGGTGGACCTGCGGGCCACGGTGCCCTGGAGCGAATGGCCGATGGCGCCCGAAACCAGCCCGGTGCGCGTGACGCTGGACTACGCCAGCCAGACCTTCGTGCTGCAGCCGGGCCGCCTCCAGGGCGGCGGCTGGCGCCATGAATTCCACAAGCACCTGGCGGCCGACAGCCAGCCCTTCGATGTGGTGGCCGTGCGCCAGGTGGGCTGGGGCGAACTGCCCTGGGGCTGGATGCTGGGCTGGGCCGCGCTGGTGGCCGCCGTGCTGGCCGCGCTGCAGGGACTGCAGCGCCAGCGCCAGGAGCGCCGCCGGGCCGAGGAACTGCTGCGCCTGGGCCAGGTGGCGCGGCTCAATGCCCTGGGCGAACTGGCAGCCGGCATGGCGCATGAGCTGAACCAGCCCCTGACCGCCGTGCTGGCCAACACCCAGGCGGCCGGCCGCCTACTGGGCGACGATCCGCCCGAACTGGACACCGCCCGCAGCGCGATGGCGCAGGCCGTGGAGCAGGCGCGCCGCGCCTCGGAAGTGGTGGCCCGGCTGCGGCGCGCGGTGGAGCGGCCCGACCTCGCCACCCAGGTCCAGGCGGTGAACCTGCACGACGCGGTGCGCAACGCCCTCTATCTGCTCGAACCCGAATGCCGGCGCCGCGACGTGGCGCCCGAGGTGGAGCAGGCGGCCACGCCCGTGACCGTGCTGGCCGAGCCCGTGGCGCTGGAGCAGATCATCCACAACCTGCTGATGAATGCCCTGCAGGCGCTCGACCAGGTGCCGGCCCTGGAGCGCCACCTCGGCGTGGCGCTCAGCGCCGAAGACGGCCTGGGTGTGCTGACCGTCAGCGACAGCGGCCCCGGCATCGCCCCGGACGTGCTGCCGCGCCTGTTCGAGCCCTTCTTCACCACGCGCGAGGGCGGCCTGGGCCTCGGCCTGAGCCTGTGCGAAACCCTGGCCGCCGGCATGGGCGGCAGCCTGATGGCGGCCCACAACGCGCCTCGCGGCGCGGTCTTCCGCCTGTCCCTGCCCCTGGCCGCCGCCGTGGCGGAGGGCGCCTCATGA
- a CDS encoding response regulator transcription factor: protein MSASLSPVVHLIDDDEAVRSSLALLIGTVGLRVQAWANPQLFLQDFDRQSVGAILLDVRMPGISGLAVLDTLVSQGVDQPVIMLSGHGTVEMCRRAFKAGAVEFLEKPVDDEQLLEALQGAVRQHVQSRQRNQADRQARERYAQLSAREREVLGLIVAGLTNKEIGRALQVSPRTVETHRANLFAKLGAESLAQLIRQYAALVDEPPSA, encoded by the coding sequence ATGAGCGCCTCGCTGTCCCCGGTGGTCCACCTGATCGACGACGACGAGGCCGTGCGCAGCAGCCTGGCGCTGCTGATCGGCACCGTGGGCCTGCGCGTGCAGGCCTGGGCCAACCCGCAGCTTTTTTTGCAGGACTTCGACCGCCAGAGCGTCGGCGCTATCCTGCTGGACGTGCGCATGCCCGGCATCAGCGGCCTCGCGGTGCTCGACACGCTGGTGTCGCAAGGCGTGGACCAGCCGGTCATCATGCTCAGCGGGCATGGCACGGTCGAGATGTGCCGGCGCGCCTTCAAGGCCGGTGCGGTGGAATTTCTGGAGAAGCCAGTCGATGACGAGCAGTTGCTGGAGGCGCTGCAAGGCGCCGTGCGCCAGCATGTGCAGTCGCGGCAGCGGAACCAGGCCGACCGCCAAGCGCGCGAGCGCTACGCCCAGCTCTCGGCCCGCGAGCGCGAGGTGCTGGGCCTGATCGTGGCCGGCCTCACCAACAAGGAAATCGGCCGCGCCCTGCAGGTGTCGCCACGCACCGTGGAAACCCACCGCGCCAACCTGTTCGCCAAACTTGGCGCCGAATCGCTGGCGCAGCTGATCCGGCAGTACGCGGCTCTGGTGGACGAGCCGCCGTCCGCCTGA
- a CDS encoding ankyrin repeat domain-containing protein produces the protein MYSPCQPSRRHHLVMAAACALGALAAWPAVAQVAPSAAEAANYQGLHAAARQGDVPRIAKLAAARADLNARDSNGRTPLHVAAFARQRDAIRALAQAGANLNLLDNDRYDAVTIASVADDEDTLRLLLSLGASAAQTTSRYDGTALIAAAHLGHDGVVRQLIAAGAPLDHVNNLHWTAVIESIVLGDGGPRHRATLRALVDAGASLRLADRQGRTPLQLAQARGYTEMAELLERAGAR, from the coding sequence ATGTACTCACCCTGTCAGCCCTCACGCCGGCACCACCTGGTGATGGCCGCGGCCTGCGCGCTCGGCGCCCTGGCGGCCTGGCCCGCCGTGGCCCAGGTGGCCCCGAGCGCGGCCGAGGCCGCGAACTACCAGGGGCTGCACGCCGCCGCCCGGCAGGGCGATGTCCCCCGGATCGCGAAGCTCGCCGCCGCCAGGGCGGACCTCAATGCCCGCGACAGCAACGGCCGCACGCCGCTGCACGTGGCGGCGTTCGCACGCCAGCGCGACGCCATCCGCGCGCTGGCCCAGGCCGGGGCCAACCTCAACCTGCTGGACAACGACCGCTACGACGCGGTGACGATCGCCTCCGTCGCCGACGACGAGGACACCCTGCGCCTGCTGCTCTCGCTCGGCGCCAGCGCCGCGCAGACCACCAGCCGCTACGACGGCACCGCGCTGATCGCCGCGGCCCACCTGGGCCACGACGGCGTGGTGCGGCAGCTGATCGCCGCCGGGGCGCCGCTGGACCACGTGAACAACCTGCACTGGACCGCCGTGATCGAGTCCATCGTGCTGGGTGACGGCGGGCCGCGCCATCGGGCCACGCTGCGCGCGCTGGTCGATGCGGGTGCCAGCCTGCGGCTGGCCGACCGGCAGGGCCGCACGCCCTTGCAGCTGGCGCAAGCGCGCGGCTACACGGAGATGGCCGAGCTGCTGGAGCGGGCCGGCGCCAGGTAG
- a CDS encoding cation diffusion facilitator family transporter produces the protein MTSPALSRFLTPRRLLWASVVVALVTIVMKTLAWYITGSVGLLSDAMESFVNLASAVFALLMVTIAQRPPDEEHPYGHHKAEYFSSGFEGILIIGAAGGIIWAAGHRLFAPQPLSSVGWGLGLSVVSSALNGLLAWVMFRAAREHRSIALEADARHLVTDVWTSAGVVVGIGAVVLTGWLWLDALVAIGVALNILWEGGHLMWRSSQGLMDEAVEPEVLDAIHQTLAGFEHRRGEIAIIRFDHLSTRRAGQRRFVDLHMHMPAGWTLGRAAALRTSVEQALMSAVPGLRATIQLLPSDVEAHFDDEKDLL, from the coding sequence ATGACGTCCCCCGCGCTTTCACGCTTTCTGACGCCGCGGCGCCTGCTCTGGGCTTCGGTGGTGGTGGCGCTCGTCACCATCGTGATGAAGACGCTGGCCTGGTACATCACCGGCTCCGTGGGGCTGTTGTCGGATGCGATGGAGTCCTTCGTCAACCTTGCCAGCGCCGTGTTCGCGCTGCTGATGGTGACCATCGCGCAGCGCCCTCCCGACGAGGAGCACCCCTATGGCCACCACAAGGCCGAGTATTTCTCGTCGGGCTTCGAGGGCATCCTGATCATCGGCGCGGCCGGCGGCATCATCTGGGCGGCCGGCCACCGGCTGTTCGCCCCGCAGCCGCTGAGCTCGGTGGGCTGGGGGCTGGGCCTGTCGGTGGTCAGCTCGGCGCTCAACGGCCTGCTGGCCTGGGTGATGTTCCGCGCAGCCAGGGAGCACCGTTCGATCGCGCTGGAGGCCGATGCCCGGCACCTGGTCACCGACGTCTGGACTTCGGCCGGCGTGGTGGTCGGCATCGGCGCAGTGGTGCTCACGGGCTGGCTCTGGCTCGATGCGCTGGTGGCTATCGGCGTGGCGCTCAACATCCTGTGGGAGGGCGGCCACCTGATGTGGCGCTCCTCGCAGGGGCTGATGGACGAGGCGGTGGAGCCCGAGGTGCTGGACGCCATCCACCAGACGCTGGCCGGTTTCGAGCACCGCCGCGGCGAGATCGCCATCATCCGCTTCGACCACCTGTCCACGCGCCGCGCCGGCCAGCGCCGCTTCGTGGACCTGCACATGCACATGCCCGCGGGCTGGACGCTGGGCCGCGCGGCCGCGCTGCGCACCAGCGTGGAGCAGGCCCTGATGAGCGCGGTGCCGGGGTTGCGCGCCACCATCCAGTTGCTGCCGAGCGACGTGGAGGCGCATTTCGACGACGAGAAGGATCTTCTATGA